In Bacteroidales bacterium, the following are encoded in one genomic region:
- the mutS gene encoding DNA mismatch repair protein MutS has translation MKQHNAIKAKYPDALLLFRVGDFYETFGEDAVKASSILGIVLTKRANGSASYIDLAGFPHHALDTYLPKLVKAGLRVAICDQLEDPKLTKKIVKRGITEIVTPGVAYNDKVLDHKENNFLAGLHLEPRISGVSFLDISTGEFYLAQGSKEYIDNLLQSFHPNEVIVQKNKLREFTETFGDKYYTSTFDDWVFTPDFANNILQSHFQTTSLKGFGVEELDYGIIAAGAALHYLAETQHDKISHISKLSRIEEEHFVWIDRFTIRNLELIHSSNEKALTLIDVIDHTLTPMGSRLLKRWLVMPLKDKQLINERLNMVGYFIKERIFSDELRKNVKLIGDLERLISKVAINKINPREVAQIRRALLAVEEIKNSFEKAEDFALRKIGEQLNGCKLIRDRIEHDLNSDPPALANKGNVIANGVSTELDELRKLAYSGKDYLLQIQQRESEKTGIPSLKIAFNNVFGYYIEVTNTHKNKVPSDWTRKQTLANCERYITEELKEYEDKILGAEEKILALEMQLYNELIVVLFDYIKPIQLNASLIARIDCLLSFATVSVKYNYCRPETNDLLIIDIKDGRHPVIEQNLPAGEKYIANDVYLDDSKQQIIIITGPNMSGKSALLRQTALIVLMAQIGCYVPAASAQIGLVDKIFTRVGASDNISSGESTFMVEMNETASILNNISSRSLILLDEIGRGTSTYDGISIAWAIAEYLHENKVFKPKVLFATHYHELNEMAKTMSGIKNYHVNVKEIANKILFLRKLLPGGTEHSFGIHVAKMAGMPQKIIDRANDLLQHLEKDHSNTELTQGRKAQKNASEENYQLSFIQLNDPLLEQIKDDILNIDIDTLTPVEALMKLNEIKKLLNRK, from the coding sequence ATGAAGCAGCATAACGCCATCAAGGCGAAATATCCCGATGCGCTGTTGTTGTTCCGTGTGGGCGATTTTTATGAAACATTCGGCGAAGATGCTGTAAAGGCTTCATCAATTCTTGGAATCGTACTGACGAAAAGAGCCAATGGCTCTGCATCCTATATTGACCTTGCGGGTTTTCCGCATCATGCCCTTGATACATATTTGCCTAAGCTGGTTAAAGCAGGATTACGCGTTGCTATCTGTGACCAATTGGAAGATCCAAAACTGACAAAAAAAATCGTCAAACGCGGCATTACTGAAATAGTTACCCCCGGTGTTGCTTATAATGACAAAGTACTCGACCACAAAGAAAATAATTTTTTAGCCGGACTACACCTCGAACCACGCATATCAGGCGTTTCCTTTCTCGATATTTCTACCGGGGAATTTTATCTGGCCCAGGGCAGTAAAGAATACATAGACAACCTGTTACAAAGTTTTCATCCCAATGAAGTTATTGTTCAGAAAAACAAACTCCGGGAATTTACAGAAACTTTTGGCGACAAGTATTACACTTCCACTTTTGACGATTGGGTGTTTACACCCGATTTTGCCAACAACATACTGCAAAGTCATTTTCAGACTACATCATTAAAAGGGTTTGGGGTTGAAGAGCTGGATTACGGCATTATTGCCGCCGGGGCAGCGCTTCATTACCTTGCCGAAACACAGCACGACAAAATCAGTCATATTTCAAAACTCAGCCGCATCGAAGAAGAACATTTTGTTTGGATTGACCGCTTTACAATACGCAATCTCGAACTTATACATTCCTCAAACGAAAAGGCCTTAACATTGATTGATGTTATTGACCACACGCTAACCCCCATGGGCAGCCGCCTTTTGAAACGCTGGCTGGTGATGCCGCTAAAAGACAAACAACTGATAAACGAACGGCTCAATATGGTCGGGTATTTTATTAAAGAACGAATTTTTTCTGATGAATTAAGAAAAAATGTGAAGCTGATAGGAGATTTGGAAAGACTGATATCAAAAGTTGCTATTAATAAAATTAATCCAAGAGAAGTTGCACAGATACGAAGGGCTTTATTGGCAGTTGAAGAAATTAAAAATAGCTTTGAAAAAGCAGAGGATTTTGCTTTAAGAAAGATTGGAGAGCAGCTTAATGGTTGTAAACTGATACGCGACCGTATTGAACACGATTTAAATTCCGATCCGCCGGCGCTGGCAAACAAAGGAAATGTAATTGCCAATGGGGTTTCTACGGAGCTCGATGAACTGCGAAAACTCGCCTACTCAGGAAAAGATTATCTGTTGCAGATACAACAACGGGAAAGCGAAAAAACAGGCATACCCTCATTGAAAATTGCCTTTAACAATGTTTTTGGGTATTACATTGAAGTTACAAATACGCATAAAAATAAAGTGCCGTCCGATTGGACACGCAAACAAACTCTTGCCAATTGTGAAAGGTACATTACCGAAGAACTTAAGGAATATGAAGATAAAATTCTGGGTGCCGAAGAAAAAATCCTTGCACTCGAAATGCAGCTATATAATGAATTGATTGTTGTATTATTCGATTATATAAAACCCATACAGCTCAATGCGTCACTCATAGCACGTATTGATTGTTTGTTATCCTTTGCCACGGTTTCGGTTAAATATAATTACTGTCGGCCGGAAACTAATGATTTGCTGATTATAGATATTAAAGATGGCCGTCATCCTGTTATTGAACAAAATCTGCCTGCCGGTGAAAAATATATTGCCAACGATGTGTATCTGGATGACAGCAAACAACAAATTATAATTATTACAGGACCGAATATGTCCGGGAAATCTGCTTTGCTGCGACAGACAGCGTTGATTGTGCTGATGGCACAGATTGGATGTTACGTTCCGGCCGCTTCGGCACAAATCGGGCTGGTGGATAAAATATTTACAAGGGTAGGTGCATCCGATAATATTTCTTCCGGAGAATCCACATTCATGGTGGAGATGAACGAAACAGCAAGCATTCTTAACAATATTTCTTCACGAAGCCTGATCTTGCTTGACGAAATTGGCCGTGGCACCAGCACTTACGATGGTATTTCCATTGCCTGGGCAATCGCAGAGTACCTTCATGAAAACAAAGTTTTTAAGCCTAAAGTTTTGTTTGCAACGCATTATCACGAATTGAACGAAATGGCAAAGACGATGTCCGGCATTAAAAATTATCATGTAAATGTAAAGGAGATTGCAAACAAAATATTATTTCTGCGTAAGTTATTGCCTGGCGGAACCGAACACAGCTTCGGGATACATGTGGCCAAGATGGCCGGGATGCCGCAAAAAATTATTGACCGCGCTAACGACCTGTTGCAGCATCTGGAAAAAGACCACAGCAATACCGAACTGACTCAGGGCAGAAAAGCTCAAAAAAACGCTTCAGAAGAAAATTACCAGTTAAGTTTTATACAACTGAACGACCCTCTGCTCGAACAAATAAAAGACGACATCCTGAATATTGATATTGACACGCTAACTCCCGTGGAAGCCCTGATGAAGCTGAATGAGATTAAGAAACTTTTAAACAGAAAATAG
- a CDS encoding four helix bundle protein — protein sequence MRDHNKIRAFELSDEFVLLIYNITKQFPKEEVYGLTSQIRRAAVSVPSNIVEGCARKTEGEYKRFLDVAFGSFRELKYQFGLAYRLGYVKDTDIQQCNSKLTETEKVLSALIRSLR from the coding sequence ATGAGAGACCACAACAAAATAAGAGCATTCGAACTGTCTGACGAATTTGTCTTGCTTATTTATAATATCACAAAACAATTTCCCAAAGAAGAAGTTTACGGATTAACATCGCAAATCAGAAGAGCTGCGGTATCAGTACCATCGAATATTGTAGAAGGTTGCGCCCGGAAAACAGAAGGAGAATACAAGAGATTTTTGGATGTTGCCTTCGGCTCTTTTCGCGAATTAAAATATCAATTCGGGCTGGCTTACCGCCTGGGATATGTTAAAGATACCGATATACAACAATGCAACTCAAAACTAACTGAAACAGAAAAAGTACTTAGTGCACTAATACGCTCCCTGCGCTGA
- the ssb gene encoding single-stranded DNA-binding protein, translated as MKKSVNKVELSGFAGMNPEVKTFASGAQMLRFSLATSNSYKNKSDEWVKETTWHNIVMWDKVAELALDKIKKGTFVKVTGKIVNRQYTDKNGTKQNVFEIRAMEFDIVEDKKKATEEKAA; from the coding sequence ATGAAAAAATCAGTTAACAAAGTAGAATTAAGCGGATTCGCAGGTATGAATCCCGAAGTAAAAACATTTGCAAGTGGCGCACAGATGCTACGCTTTTCGCTGGCTACCAGCAACAGTTATAAAAACAAAAGCGACGAATGGGTAAAAGAAACCACATGGCACAATATTGTGATGTGGGATAAGGTTGCCGAACTGGCGCTGGACAAAATCAAAAAAGGTACCTTTGTTAAAGTTACCGGAAAAATTGTAAACAGGCAATACACCGATAAAAACGGCACAAAACAAAACGTGTTTGAAATACGCGCCATGGAGTTCGATATTGTTGAAGACAAAAAAAAAGCAACTGAAGAAAAAGCAGCATAA
- a CDS encoding ABC transporter permease, with product MQEEQDNWTEVIKPKTNWFNFHLKEVWRYRDLLMLFVRRDFVSVYKQTILGPLWYLLQALFTTITFTIIFGRVAKLPTDGIPQPLFYMAGIVCWGYFSLCLTKTSNTFVNNAGVFGKVYFPRLTVPISIVISNLVSFGIQLIMFLGFMIYYYFQGMPVNLNITLLLFPILIVLMAGLGLGLGIIISSMTTKYRDLQYLVTFGVQLLMYATPVIFPLSFFGGKLRTLMLLNPVTSIVETFKYAFLGSGTFSWLHLSYSAGFTLVVLFIGIVLFNRIERNFMDTV from the coding sequence ATGCAAGAAGAACAGGACAACTGGACTGAAGTAATTAAACCAAAAACCAACTGGTTTAATTTCCATCTTAAAGAAGTGTGGAGGTATCGCGATTTGCTGATGTTGTTTGTCCGCCGGGATTTTGTATCGGTTTATAAACAAACCATTCTTGGGCCCTTATGGTACCTGCTGCAGGCATTATTCACCACCATCACATTTACCATCATTTTTGGAAGGGTGGCAAAACTTCCTACAGACGGAATTCCTCAGCCGTTATTTTATATGGCGGGTATCGTTTGCTGGGGGTATTTTTCATTATGCCTGACCAAGACGTCCAATACTTTTGTCAATAATGCTGGTGTTTTTGGTAAAGTATATTTTCCCAGGTTGACTGTCCCAATTTCAATAGTAATTTCAAACTTAGTTAGCTTTGGGATACAGCTGATCATGTTTCTCGGCTTTATGATATATTATTATTTTCAGGGGATGCCCGTCAATCTTAATATCACTTTATTGTTATTTCCTATCCTTATCGTTCTGATGGCAGGGCTTGGACTTGGTCTTGGAATTATCATATCCTCAATGACCACCAAATATCGTGATTTACAATACCTGGTTACCTTTGGAGTACAATTACTCATGTATGCCACTCCGGTGATTTTTCCTTTATCTTTTTTTGGAGGCAAATTACGTACACTTATGCTGCTTAATCCCGTTACTTCCATAGTTGAAACATTCAAATATGCTTTTTTAGGCTCAGGCACATTTAGCTGGCTACATCTTTCATATAGTGCAGGGTTTACCCTGGTGGTATTATTTATAGGAATTGTTTTGTTTAACCGGATTGAGAGGAATTTTATGGATACGGTATGA